One stretch of Brassica napus cultivar Da-Ae unplaced genomic scaffold, Da-Ae ScsIHWf_2578;HRSCAF=3325, whole genome shotgun sequence DNA includes these proteins:
- the LOC125601465 gene encoding NAD(P)H-quinone oxidoreductase subunit H, chloroplastic, giving the protein MKRPVTGKDLMIVNMGPHHPSMHGVLRLIVTLDGEDVVDCEPILGYLHRGMEKIAENRAIIQYLPYVTRWDYLATMFTEAITVNGPEQLGNIQVPKRASYIRVIMLELSRIASHLLWLGPFMADIGAQTPFFYIFREREFVYDLFEAATGMRMMHNFFRIGGIAADLPYGWIDKCLDFCDYFLTEVVEYQKLITRNPIFLERVEGVGIIGGEEAINWGLSGPMLRASGIPWDLRKVDRYESYDEFEWEIQWQKQGDSLARYLVRLSEMTESIKIIQQALEGLPGGPYENLESRGFDKKRNPEWNDFEYRFISKKPSPTFELSKQELYVRVEAPKGELGIFLIGDQSGFPWRWKIRPPGFINLQILPELVKRMKLADIMTILGSIDIIMGEVDR; this is encoded by the coding sequence ATGAAGAGACCAGTTACAGGAAAAGATCTTATGATAGTCAATATGGGACCTCACCACCCATCCATGCACGGTGTTCTTCGCTTAATTGTTACTCTAGACGGTGAGGATGTTGTTGATTGTGAACCCATATTGGGTTATTTACACAGAGGAATGGAAAAAATTGCAGAAAACCGAGCAATTATACAATATTTACCTTATGTAACGCGGTGGGATTATTTAGCTACTATGTTTACAGAAGCAATAACAGTAAACGGACCCGAACAATTAGGAAATATTCAAGTTCCTAAAAGAGCCAGCTATATCAGAGTAATTATGCTAGAATTGAGTCGTATAGCTTCTCATCTGTTATGGCTTGGCCCTTTTATGGCAGATATTGGGGCACAGACTCcctttttctatattttcagAGAACGAGAATTTGTATATGATCTATTCGAAGCTGCCACCGGTATGAGAATGATGCATAATTTTTTTCGTATTGGAGGAATAGCGGCGGATTTACCTTATGGTTGGATAGATAAATGCTTGgatttttgtgattattttttaacagaGGTTGTTGAATATCAAAAACTTATTACACGAAATCCTATTTTTTTAGAACGAGTTGAAGGCGTTGGGATTATTGGTGGGGAAGAAGCAATAAATTGGGGTTTATCCGGACCAATGTTACGCGCATCCGGAATACCATGGGATCTTCGTAAAGTTGATCGTTATGAGTCTTACGATGAATTTGAATGGGAAATTCAGTGGCAAAAACAAGGAGATTCATTAGCTCGTTATTTAGTACGACTTAGCGAAATGACAGAATCCatcaaaattattcaacagGCTCTGGAAGGACTTCCGGGGGGTCCctatgaaaatttagaaagcAGAGGCTTTGATAAAAAAAGGAATCCAGAGTGGAATGATTTTGAATATCGATTCATTAGTAAAAAACCTTCCCCTACTTTTGAATTATCGAAACAAGAACTTTACGTAAGAGTTGAAGCTCCAAAAGGGGAATTGGGAATTTTTCTCATAGGAGATCAAAGTGGTTTTCCTTGGAGATGGAAAATCCGACCGCCGGGTTTTATTAATTTGCAAATTCTTCCTGAACTAGTTAAAAGAATGAAATTGGCTGATATTATGACGATACTCGGTAGCATAGATATAATTATGGGAGAAGTTGATCgttaa
- the LOC125601464 gene encoding protein TIC 214-like — MEKKTKPRLSSSKSKFKQSGFIRKKIFDNYKKQNFCEANLFFNPKHKQNFKKDSIYNLFCYKSIHSTEKFFDMSTGLENFLISCFLEKYNIRSIGEILHRKYLDWRILNFWFRKKVNIELDTRSKKKYIKTKVKNYKRIYKITKTSLANQKINFFDWMGMNEEILNPRITNFDFFFFPEFFLFSSTYKMKPWVIPIKSLLFNFNETKNVNKQITLKKKGFIPSNEKKFLRFFNLNKEENESAGQEEFESDKETKINTESALSKQEKNIEENYTESKIKKRKNKKKPKSNTEAELDLFLKRYSRFQLRWNCFFNQKILNNVKAYCLLVRLKNPTEITISCIERGEMSLDILMIEKNFTFSKLMKKGILIVEPVRLSVKNDGQLIIYRTIGISLVHKNKQKISKRSKKKSYIYKKKSLNFFVPETILSPKRRKEFRILICFNLKKKMQGIEIQNLIQIFKT; from the coding sequence atggaaaaaaaaactaaaccaagaCTCTCTAGTTCTAAATCCAAGTTTAAACAAAGTGGATTCATACGaaaaaaaatttttgataattacaaaaaacaaaatttttgtgAGGCTAACTTATTTTTCAATCCAAAACATAAACAGAATTTCAAAAAGGAttctatatataatcttttttgcTACAAATCTATTCATTCTACAGAAAAATTTTTTGATATGTCTACAGGCCTAGAAAATTTTTTAATCTCTTGTTttctagaaaaatataatattcgcAGTATAGGGGAAATTTTGCATAGAAAATATTTGGATTGGAGAATTCTCAACTTTTGgtttagaaaaaaagtaaatattgagCTTGATACTaggagtaaaaaaaaatatattaaaactaaagttaagaattataaaagaatttataaaataactaagaCGAGTCTTGccaatcaaaaaataaatttttttgattggATGGGAATGAATGAAGAAATACTAAATCCTCGTATAAcaaattttgacttttttttctttccagaatttttcttattttctagtACATATAAAATGAAACCGTGGGTCATACCAATTAAATCActtcttttcaattttaatgaaacaaaaaatgtgAATAAACAGATCACCCTAAAGAAAAAAGGTTTTATAccatcaaacgaaaaaaaattccttcggttttttaatctaaataaagaagaaaacgaaTCAGCAGGTCAAGAAGAGTTTGAATcagataaagaaacaaaaataaatacggAATCAGCTCTATcaaagcaagaaaaaaatattgaagaaaatTATACAGAATCGAAGataaaaaaacgtaaaaataaaaaaaaaccaaaaagcaATACCGAAGCGGAACTTGACTTATTTCTCAAAAGGTATTCGCGTTTTCAATTGCGAtggaattgtttttttaatcaaaaaatcctCAATAATGTAAAAGCATACTGTCTCTTGGTTAGACTAAAAAATCCAACCGAGATAACGATATCTTGTATTGAAAGAGGAGAGATGAGCTTAGATATTCTAATGATTGAGAAGAatttcactttttcaaaattaatgaaaaaaggaATATTGATTGTTGAACCTGTTCGTTTGTCTGTAAAAAACGACGGCcaacttattatatatagaaCCATCGGGATTTCATTGgttcataaaaataaacaaaaaataagtaaaagatcaaaaaaaaaaagctatatttataaaaaaaaaagtttaaatttctttGTCCCTGAAACTATTCTATCCCCTAAACGACGTAAAGAATTTCGAATTCTAAtttgtttcaatttaaaaaaaaaaatgcaagggatagaaattcaaaatttgatacaaatatTCAAAACTTGA
- the LOC125601466 gene encoding protein TIC 214-like → MSQYFFYTCQSDGKERISFTYPPNLSTFFEMIQKKIPSFTTEKKTSDQVYTCWSLVNEEKKENLKNEFLNRIEALDKKGSIENILEKTTRFCHNETQKEYLPKIYDPFLHGISRGRIKKLSPFQIITKTYKKKNIRGSWINKIHAILLKINSQKFEQTIEKFKRKSLSIEKKLYFFSEPQEEKIQSEEEIKIFKILFDVVIIYNNDQTLIKNFIDFHEINKQVPQWSYKLTSELEELEAETEENIPTEPGIRSRKAKRVVVFTDLKEPHNEIYTNLKDNQNSDQTDEMALIRYSQQSDFRREIIKGSMRSQRRKTVIWEFLQAKAHSPLFFDRIDKFFFFSFDIWGLKKKILRNFMWKKKFFLIKTKKNNQKKKNKDV, encoded by the coding sequence AtgtcacaatattttttttatacatgcCAAAGTGATGGAAAAGAACGAATATCTTTTACATATCCCCCCAACCTTTCAACTTTTTTTGAAATGATACAAAAAAAGATCCCTTCATttacaacagaaaaaaaaacctcGGATCAAGTTTATACTTGTTGGAGTTTGGTcaatgaagaaaaaaaggaaaatttaaaaaacgaatttttaaatagaattgaAGCTTTAGATAAAAAAGGGTCTATTGAAAATATACTGGAAAAAACAACTCGATTTTGTCATAACGAAACTCAAAAAGAATATTTACCTAAAATTTATGATCCATTTTTACATGGGATTTCGCGCGgaagaatcaaaaaattatcTCCGTTCCAAATCATAACCAAaacctataaaaaaaagaatataagagGATCTTGGATAAACAAAATTCATGCTATACTTCTGAAgattaattctcaaaaatttgagcaaacaatagaaaaatttaaaagaaagtcTTTATCAATAgagaaaaaactttattttttttccgaaccccaagaagaaaaaattcagtcagaagaagaaataaaaattttcaaaattttatttgatgtcgttataatttataataatgatcaaactcttataaaaaattttattgatttccATGAAATCAATAAACAAGTTCCTCAATGGTCATACAAATTAACAAGTGAATTGGAAGAATTGGAAGCTGAAACTGAAGAAAATATACCAACCGAACCTGGAATTCGTTCAAGAAAAGCAAAACGTGTAGTGGTTTTTACTGATTTAAAAGAACCGCATAACGAGATTTATACTAATCTCAAAGATAATCAAAATTCTGATCAAACAGATGAAATGGCTTTGATCCGTTATTCACAACAATCTGATTTTCGTCGAGAGATAATTAAAGGATCCATGCGTTCCCAAAGGCGTAAAACTGTTATTTGGGAATTTTTGCAAGCAAAAGCACATTCGCCCCTTTTTTTTGATAGaatagataaatttttttttttttcgtttgatatatgggggctaaaaaaaaaaattcttagaaatttcatgtggaaaaaaaaattttttttgataaaaacgaagaagaacaatcaaaaaaagaagaacaaagacgTATAG